A stretch of Gemmobacter fulvus DNA encodes these proteins:
- the aroQ gene encoding type II 3-dehydroquinate dehydratase, with translation MKPVHILNGPNLNLLGLRQPEIYGHETLADVAARCAALAAELGHTTQFLQSNHEGQLVDWIHAARAEASAIIINPAAYTHTSVAILDALHTFEGPVIEVHISNVHKRESFRHHSYVSLRAEGVIAGCGTEGYLLALRRVASLLGAGA, from the coding sequence ATGAAGCCCGTCCACATCCTCAACGGTCCGAACCTCAACCTGCTGGGTCTGCGCCAGCCCGAGATTTACGGGCATGAAACGCTGGCCGATGTGGCGGCGCGCTGTGCGGCGCTGGCGGCAGAGCTGGGTCACACCACGCAATTCCTGCAATCCAACCACGAGGGGCAGCTGGTCGACTGGATCCACGCGGCGCGGGCCGAGGCTTCGGCCATCATCATCAATCCGGCGGCCTATACCCATACATCGGTGGCGATCCTCGATGCGCTGCACACCTTTGAAGGGCCGGTGATCGAGGTGCATATCTCCAACGTGCACAAGCGCGAAAGCTTCCGCCATCATTCCTATGTGTCGCTGCGGGCCGAGGGCGTGATCGCGGGCTGCGGCACCGAAGGCTATCTTCTGGCGCTGCGCCGTGTGGCCAGCCTGCTGGGGGCGGGTGCATGA
- a CDS encoding HpcH/HpaI aldolase family protein: MTLPVNAFKRALAEGRQQIGLWNSIPGSLTAELLAGCGFDWIVIDTEHALTDIPDTLAMMQSMAAYPVSAVVRPASNDAVLIKRVLDLGAQTLMIPYVQTEAEARAAVAAMRYAPRGIRGVAGLTRASRFGQVADYAQRAEDELCLIVQVETASALDEIEAIAAVDGVHGIFIGPADLAASMGYPGQAAHPEVVAAIELAIKRIVTAGKPAGILTLSPDFAVTCMGWGTRFTAVGMDLSLLAQAARGLARQFTP, encoded by the coding sequence ATGACCCTGCCGGTGAATGCATTCAAACGCGCGCTGGCCGAGGGGCGGCAACAGATCGGCCTGTGGAACTCCATCCCCGGCTCGCTGACGGCGGAATTGCTGGCGGGCTGCGGTTTTGACTGGATCGTGATCGACACCGAACATGCGCTGACCGATATTCCCGACACGCTGGCGATGATGCAGTCAATGGCGGCCTATCCCGTCAGCGCGGTGGTGCGCCCGGCCAGCAATGACGCGGTGCTGATCAAGCGCGTGCTGGATCTGGGGGCGCAGACCCTGATGATTCCCTATGTGCAGACCGAGGCCGAAGCCCGCGCCGCCGTTGCCGCGATGCGCTATGCGCCGCGCGGCATCCGGGGTGTGGCGGGGCTGACCCGCGCCTCGCGGTTTGGGCAGGTGGCCGATTACGCGCAGCGCGCCGAAGACGAGCTGTGCCTGATCGTGCAGGTGGAAACCGCGAGCGCTTTGGACGAGATTGAGGCGATTGCCGCGGTGGACGGGGTGCATGGCATCTTTATCGGCCCCGCCGATCTGGCGGCCTCGATGGGCTATCCGGGGCAGGCGGCGCATCCCGAGGTGGTGGCGGCCATCGAGCTTGCGATCAAGCGCATTGTGACGGCGGGCAAACCTGCGGGCATCCTGACCCTATCGCCCGATTTCGCGGTGACCTGCATGGGCTGGGGCACGCGGTTCACGGCGGTCGGCATGGATCTGTCGCTGCTGGCGCAGGCGGCGCGCGGCCTTGCCCGGCAGTTCACACCCTGA
- a CDS encoding AMP-binding protein: protein MAQFRWHPAAQASEGGEQVQAGDARPIGQALVLPDRPALRALQAALGAQVFRIGAEDAPPPDPGAVPLFETLSGGTSGAPKRIRRTQASWIASFAVNARLFGLGPGCAAAVLGRLVHSLALYGAIETLHLGGRLHLLDRQRPDRQRAALAQHRVQVLYATPAQLRLMTEAGGAALPDLRLILVGGSKLDQALRASLVAMTPARVVEFYGAAETSFITLADDTTPPDSVGRPYPGVEIAVQDGEIRVRSPYLALGYGDADSDIWHDGWVSVGEHGRMAEGLLYLAGRASRMVKIADQAVYPEEIEALLLALPGICRAACLPAADPLRGHVLVAVLMGDGAQAGDILAQLRARLGPLKAPRRLIWRSNWPVLPSGKTDLAALAADLAGAGA, encoded by the coding sequence ATGGCGCAGTTTCGCTGGCACCCCGCCGCGCAGGCATCGGAGGGCGGCGAACAGGTGCAGGCCGGTGACGCGCGCCCCATCGGGCAGGCGCTTGTGCTGCCGGACCGGCCCGCCCTGCGCGCCTTGCAGGCGGCGCTTGGCGCTCAGGTGTTCCGCATCGGGGCCGAGGATGCACCGCCGCCCGATCCCGGCGCTGTGCCGCTGTTTGAAACGCTGTCGGGCGGCACATCCGGCGCGCCGAAGCGGATCCGCCGCACGCAGGCCTCGTGGATTGCCAGCTTTGCGGTGAATGCCCGGCTTTTCGGCCTTGGCCCTGGCTGTGCGGCGGCGGTGCTGGGGCGGCTGGTGCATTCGCTGGCGCTCTATGGCGCGATCGAGACGCTGCATCTGGGCGGCAGGTTGCACCTGCTGGATCGTCAGCGCCCGGATCGGCAGCGCGCGGCACTGGCACAGCACCGGGTTCAGGTGCTTTACGCGACGCCCGCACAATTGCGGCTGATGACCGAGGCGGGCGGGGCCGCCTTGCCCGATCTGCGGCTGATCCTTGTGGGCGGATCGAAGCTGGATCAGGCCCTGCGCGCCAGCCTTGTGGCGATGACCCCGGCGCGGGTGGTGGAGTTTTACGGCGCGGCGGAAACCAGCTTTATCACGCTGGCCGATGACACCACGCCGCCAGACAGCGTGGGCCGCCCCTATCCGGGGGTGGAGATCGCGGTGCAGGACGGCGAGATCCGGGTGCGGTCGCCCTATCTGGCGCTGGGCTATGGCGATGCAGACAGCGATATCTGGCACGACGGCTGGGTCTCGGTCGGCGAACATGGGCGCATGGCCGAGGGGTTGCTTTATCTGGCCGGGCGGGCCTCGCGCATGGTGAAGATCGCCGATCAGGCGGTCTATCCCGAAGAGATCGAGGCGCTGTTGCTTGCCCTGCCGGGCATCTGCCGCGCCGCCTGTCTGCCCGCAGCCGATCCGCTGCGCGGTCATGTGCTGGTGGCGGTGCTGATGGGCGATGGCGCGCAGGCGGGGGATATTCTGGCGCAGCTGCGCGCCCGGCTGGGGCCGCTGAAGGCCCCGCGCCGCTTGATCTGGCGCAGCAACTGGCCGGTGCTGCCCTCGGGTAAGACCGATCTTGCCGCGCTTGCGGCGGATCTTGCCGGAGCGGGGGCATGA
- a CDS encoding thiolase family protein, with protein sequence MSAHIIAARRSPVMPRGGAFRALLPHELAAPVIRATLADAGLAVDQVDELILSNALGAGGNPARLAALAAGLPERVAGLTIDRQCAGGLDAIRLAAAMVVAGQAEVVLAGGAESYSRRPLRFATAPGQDPQPYNQPPFTPWPERDPDMTAAAAALATRLGISRARQEAWAMRSHQRALDADLPELLAFAEAARDGFPRQLTPALLARARLLAGGITSATTAVAADASAFVLVVSARLAAQAARAVQIRASATLGAAPDEPGLSPVPAIRAVLAKAGLEARDLAQVELMEAYAVQALACMDACGLPEDRVNLNGGALARGHPIGASGTILATRLFHDLRQGHGLAAIAAAGGIGSALILSA encoded by the coding sequence ATGAGCGCCCATATCATCGCGGCGCGTCGCTCGCCGGTCATGCCGCGCGGCGGGGCGTTTCGCGCGCTGCTGCCGCATGAACTGGCCGCCCCGGTGATCCGCGCCACGCTGGCGGATGCCGGGCTGGCTGTGGATCAGGTGGATGAGCTGATCCTGTCGAATGCGCTGGGGGCGGGTGGCAATCCGGCGCGGTTGGCGGCGCTTGCAGCGGGCCTGCCAGAGCGGGTGGCGGGGCTGACGATTGATCGGCAATGTGCCGGGGGGCTGGATGCGATCCGGCTGGCGGCGGCGATGGTCGTGGCCGGGCAGGCCGAAGTGGTGCTGGCGGGCGGGGCGGAAAGCTATTCGCGCCGTCCGCTGCGTTTCGCCACAGCACCGGGGCAGGACCCGCAGCCCTATAACCAGCCGCCCTTCACCCCATGGCCGGAGCGGGACCCCGACATGACGGCTGCCGCTGCCGCGCTTGCCACCCGGCTGGGTATCTCGCGCGCGCGGCAAGAGGCCTGGGCGATGCGCAGCCATCAGCGGGCGCTGGACGCCGATCTGCCCGAACTGCTGGCCTTTGCCGAAGCCGCACGGGACGGGTTTCCACGCCAGCTGACCCCGGCGTTGCTGGCGCGGGCGAGGCTGCTGGCGGGCGGGATCACCAGCGCCACTACGGCGGTGGCCGCCGATGCCAGCGCCTTTGTGCTGGTGGTCTCCGCCCGGCTGGCGGCGCAGGCGGCGCGGGCGGTGCAGATCCGCGCCAGTGCCACGCTGGGGGCGGCCCCGGACGAGCCGGGCCTGTCGCCCGTGCCCGCGATCCGGGCGGTGCTGGCCAAGGCCGGGCTGGAGGCTCGCGATCTGGCGCAGGTGGAGCTGATGGAGGCCTATGCGGTGCAGGCGCTGGCCTGCATGGATGCCTGCGGCCTGCCCGAGGATCGGGTGAACCTGAACGGCGGCGCGCTGGCCCGTGGCCATCCCATCGGGGCCTCGGGCACCATCTTGGCGACGCGCCTGTTCCATGATCTGCGGCAGGGCCATGGGCTTGCCGCGATTGCGGCGGCGGGGGGCATCGGGTCTGCACTGATCCTCAGCGCATGA
- a CDS encoding biotin transporter BioY produces the protein MERNLTHIALFAALIAVLGLVPKIDLISGVPITAQSLGIMLCGTVLGSKRGALAVLLFLALVAVGLPLLSGGRGGLGVFAGPSVGYLIAFPISAFVAGWVVERWSAPIGVASFAGAVLGGIVIMSVLGTIGMAVVLGKTLPEAALLAAPFLAGDVLKAGIAAAITQGLAKVRPAAVLSRA, from the coding sequence ATGGAACGCAACCTCACCCATATCGCCCTGTTTGCGGCACTGATCGCCGTTCTGGGCCTTGTGCCCAAGATCGACCTCATCTCGGGCGTGCCGATCACCGCCCAGTCTTTGGGCATCATGCTTTGCGGCACCGTGCTGGGGTCCAAGCGCGGCGCGCTGGCCGTGCTGCTGTTTCTGGCGCTGGTCGCGGTGGGTCTGCCGCTGCTGTCCGGGGGCCGGGGTGGGCTTGGTGTCTTTGCCGGGCCGTCGGTCGGTTATCTGATCGCCTTCCCGATTTCGGCCTTCGTCGCGGGCTGGGTTGTCGAACGCTGGTCGGCGCCGATCGGGGTGGCAAGCTTTGCCGGCGCCGTGCTGGGCGGCATCGTGATCATGTCGGTTCTGGGCACCATCGGCATGGCGGTTGTGCTGGGCAAGACCCTGCCGGAAGCCGCCCTGCTGGCTGCGCCCTTCCTGGCTGGCGACGTGCTGAAAGCCGGGATCGCGGCGGCCATCACTCAAGGCTTGGCCAAGGTGCGCCCGGCGGCCGTGCTGTCGCGCGCCTGA
- a CDS encoding energy-coupling factor transporter transmembrane component T family protein, translated as MLTLTSPIETWLHRWPVGVKLGLMALGTALVFPVQSPWVMGAALLALLALYLALGLRFARHGLAMLRPLWPFFLILALWHLWQDEIARGLIIAGRMGFAVALANLVTMTTRLDAMLALVERLLQPLRHIGVNPRMVALAMAMVIRFTPVLLDKMSQLMQAWRARSPKRVGARIVLPVVLLALDDADHVAEALRARGGL; from the coding sequence ATGCTGACGCTGACCTCACCGATTGAGACATGGCTGCACCGCTGGCCGGTGGGGGTCAAGCTGGGGCTGATGGCGCTGGGAACGGCGCTGGTGTTTCCGGTGCAGAGCCCATGGGTGATGGGCGCGGCGCTGCTGGCGCTGCTGGCGCTCTATCTCGCCTTGGGGTTGCGCTTTGCACGGCACGGGCTGGCAATGCTGCGCCCGCTCTGGCCGTTCTTTCTCATCCTCGCGCTGTGGCATCTGTGGCAGGACGAGATTGCGCGCGGCCTGATCATCGCCGGGCGCATGGGTTTTGCCGTGGCGCTGGCCAATCTGGTGACGATGACAACCCGTCTGGATGCCATGCTGGCGTTGGTGGAGCGGCTGTTGCAACCGCTGCGCCACATCGGGGTCAACCCGCGCATGGTTGCGCTCGCCATGGCCATGGTCATCCGCTTTACGCCGGTTTTGCTGGACAAGATGTCGCAACTGATGCAGGCATGGCGCGCGCGCAGCCCGAAACGGGTGGGTGCGCGCATCGTTCTGCCGGTGGTTCTGCTGGCGCTGGATGATGCAGACCATGTGGCCGAAGCCCTGCGCGCGCGCGGCGGCCTTTAG
- a CDS encoding energy-coupling factor ABC transporter ATP-binding protein, protein MNGISVQDVAYAVAGKPILHGISLHLTEARIGIIGRNGSGKTTLLRLIAGLIAPSSGQVRLGDMDPAQDRRGVLSRIGILFQNPDHQIIFPTVEEELAFGLRQMGLSTAEAMARVQAALSAEGRADWAARSVQTLSQGQRQYLCLLSVLLMAPETILLDEPFAALDLPMQMRLTRRLAALPQRLVVISHDPDAVAACDRVIWLEAGRVARDGAAAEVLAAFRAEMARLGADDADADLTD, encoded by the coding sequence ATGAACGGGATTTCGGTGCAGGATGTGGCATATGCCGTTGCGGGCAAACCGATCCTGCACGGCATTTCCCTGCATCTGACCGAGGCGCGGATCGGCATCATCGGGCGCAACGGATCAGGCAAGACCACCTTGCTGCGGCTGATCGCCGGGCTGATCGCGCCGAGTTCGGGGCAGGTGCGGCTGGGGGACATGGATCCGGCGCAGGATCGGCGCGGCGTGCTGTCGCGCATCGGCATCCTGTTCCAGAACCCGGACCACCAGATCATCTTTCCGACGGTCGAGGAAGAGCTGGCCTTCGGCCTGCGCCAGATGGGCCTGTCCACCGCCGAGGCGATGGCGCGGGTGCAGGCGGCTCTGTCCGCCGAGGGCCGCGCCGATTGGGCCGCGCGCTCGGTCCAGACGCTGAGCCAGGGGCAGCGGCAATATCTGTGCCTGCTGTCGGTGCTGCTGATGGCCCCCGAAACCATCCTGCTGGACGAACCTTTCGCCGCGCTGGACCTGCCGATGCAGATGCGGCTGACCCGGCGGCTGGCCGCCTTGCCGCAACGGCTGGTGGTAATCAGCCATGATCCCGATGCGGTGGCGGCCTGTGACCGGGTGATCTGGCTGGAGGCGGGCCGCGTGGCCCGCGATGGTGCGGCGGCAGAGGTTCTGGCCGCGTTCCGGGCCGAAATGGCGCGTTTGGGGGCGGATGATGCTGACGCTGACCTCACCGATTGA
- a CDS encoding UbiH/UbiF family hydroxylase, producing MRDETDILISGGGVAGLAAACAFGSAGFQVVCVEPNPPVTEADAAGSDLRSTAFLHPSIPVLETAGLWARLAPHAAALQIMRIVDAGGPVAEPRVVKDFNAADLSDQPFGWNLPNWLLRREMVARLAELPNVRFLPGLSTAAVLTRESAALVTLSDGQRLSARLLIGADGRDSLVRTALGIPVKTLRYGQKALAFAVRHPIPHQNISTEIHRAGGPFTFVPLPDRDGQPCSAVVWMDHAAEIDRRAALPVADFEAEMMERSCGLLGPLRLISRLTQWPIIAQIAARMAGERSALMAEAAHVMPPIGAQGLNMSLADLTVLLDLALADRASLGSVAMLDAYHRKRHLDVQARVSGIDLLNRASMLGAQPLRDLRAGALDAFYSIAPLRRTLMRAGIGVR from the coding sequence ATGCGTGACGAGACCGATATCCTGATTTCCGGCGGCGGCGTTGCCGGGTTGGCCGCCGCCTGCGCCTTTGGCTCTGCCGGGTTTCAGGTGGTCTGCGTGGAGCCGAACCCGCCGGTGACCGAGGCGGACGCCGCCGGATCGGATCTGCGCAGCACCGCCTTCCTGCACCCCTCGATCCCGGTGCTGGAGACGGCGGGCCTCTGGGCGCGGCTGGCACCCCATGCTGCTGCGCTTCAGATCATGCGTATCGTCGATGCGGGCGGGCCGGTGGCCGAACCGCGGGTGGTCAAGGATTTCAACGCCGCCGATCTGTCGGATCAGCCCTTTGGCTGGAACCTGCCGAACTGGTTGCTCCGGCGGGAAATGGTGGCGCGGCTGGCCGAATTGCCGAACGTGCGCTTTCTGCCCGGCCTCTCAACCGCCGCTGTGCTGACCCGCGAATCGGCGGCGCTGGTCACGCTGTCGGATGGGCAGCGGCTGTCGGCGCGGCTTCTGATCGGTGCGGATGGCCGCGACAGTCTGGTGCGCACAGCGCTTGGCATCCCGGTCAAGACCCTGCGCTATGGGCAGAAGGCGCTGGCCTTCGCCGTGCGGCATCCGATCCCGCACCAGAACATCTCGACCGAGATCCACCGCGCGGGCGGCCCCTTCACCTTCGTGCCGCTGCCCGACCGCGACGGCCAGCCCTGCTCTGCCGTGGTCTGGATGGATCACGCCGCCGAGATCGACCGGCGCGCCGCCCTTCCGGTGGCGGATTTCGAGGCCGAGATGATGGAGCGGTCCTGCGGCCTGCTTGGCCCGCTGCGCCTGATCAGCCGCCTGACGCAATGGCCAATCATTGCCCAGATCGCCGCGCGCATGGCGGGCGAGCGCAGTGCGCTGATGGCCGAGGCCGCGCATGTGATGCCGCCCATCGGCGCGCAGGGCCTGAACATGAGCCTGGCCGATCTGACCGTCCTGCTGGATCTTGCGCTGGCAGATCGCGCTTCGCTGGGGTCGGTGGCGATGCTCGATGCCTATCACCGCAAGCGCCATCTGGATGTGCAGGCGCGCGTCAGCGGCATTGACCTGCTGAACCGTGCCTCGATGCTGGGCGCACAGCCGCTGCGCGACCTGCGGGCGGGGGCGCTGGATGCGTTCTATTCCATCGCCCCGCTGCGCCGCACCCTGATGCGGGCCGGGATCGGCGTGCGCTGA
- a CDS encoding pyrimidine 5'-nucleotidase produces MIAQQFSHVRHWVFDLDNTLYPPEARLFDQIEVKMTDWVMHTLGVDKPEANRLRQHYWQLYGTTLAGLMAEHEMPPDGYLHAVHDISFDALIPDPHLAAQIRALPGRRIVYTNGSAPYAEKVLAARGLAGVFDAIYGVEHAGFRPKPDRAAFEAVFAQDGVDPPRAAMFEDDPRNLAVPHALGMRTVHVAPAPVTAPHIQHHTADLSGFLSQLLA; encoded by the coding sequence ATGATCGCGCAGCAGTTCTCTCATGTCCGCCACTGGGTCTTTGACCTCGACAACACGCTTTATCCGCCCGAAGCCCGGCTTTTCGACCAGATCGAAGTGAAGATGACCGATTGGGTGATGCACACGCTGGGTGTGGACAAACCCGAGGCGAACCGCCTGCGCCAGCATTACTGGCAGCTTTACGGCACCACTCTGGCCGGGCTGATGGCAGAACATGAAATGCCGCCCGACGGCTATCTGCACGCGGTACATGACATCAGCTTTGACGCGCTGATCCCCGATCCGCATCTGGCTGCCCAAATCCGGGCACTGCCCGGGCGGCGCATCGTCTATACCAACGGCTCGGCCCCCTATGCCGAAAAAGTCTTGGCGGCGCGGGGCTTGGCCGGGGTGTTTGATGCGATTTACGGTGTGGAACATGCCGGTTTCCGCCCCAAGCCCGACCGTGCCGCCTTTGAGGCAGTCTTTGCGCAGGATGGCGTTGATCCGCCGCGCGCCGCGATGTTCGAGGATGATCCGCGCAACCTTGCCGTGCCGCATGCGCTGGGGATGCGCACCGTGCATGTGGCCCCCGCGCCGGTGACGGCCCCGCATATCCAGCACCATACGGCAGACCTCAGCGGCTTTCTGTCGCAGCTTCTGGCGTGA
- a CDS encoding GntR family transcriptional regulator, producing MQKDAYTLILEAIEAGVYKPGDRLVESELAERLGVSRTPVREALQRLETQSMLTRDGRSLIVATLDHNQLAELYAVRTELEGLAARLAARHATDEEISVLKSMVEEDRQLLGGDPRNLSRANKRFHKQIHLASHNRFLVQQLDLVHRSMALMANTSFAAEGRDEVAMAEHDDIVRAIAARDGDAAYAALRAHISKAFETRLRVDAGELKLR from the coding sequence GTGCAGAAAGACGCCTATACGCTGATCCTCGAAGCCATCGAAGCGGGGGTCTACAAACCCGGCGACCGGCTGGTGGAATCAGAACTGGCCGAGCGGCTGGGCGTGTCGCGCACCCCGGTGCGCGAGGCGTTGCAGCGGCTGGAAACCCAATCCATGCTGACGCGTGACGGGCGCAGCCTGATCGTCGCCACGCTGGATCACAACCAGCTGGCAGAGCTTTACGCGGTGCGGACCGAGCTGGAAGGGCTGGCCGCGCGGCTGGCGGCCCGTCATGCGACAGATGAAGAGATCAGCGTGCTGAAATCCATGGTCGAGGAGGACCGGCAGTTGCTGGGCGGTGATCCGCGCAATCTGAGCCGGGCCAACAAGCGGTTTCACAAGCAGATCCACCTCGCCTCGCACAACCGCTTTCTGGTGCAGCAGCTTGATCTGGTGCATCGGTCGATGGCGTTGATGGCCAATACCTCTTTCGCCGCCGAAGGCCGCGACGAGGTGGCGATGGCGGAACATGACGACATCGTGCGCGCCATTGCCGCACGCGATGGTGATGCGGCCTATGCAGCGCTGCGGGCGCATATCTCCAAGGCGTTTGAAACCCGGCTCAGGGTGGATGCGGGTGAGCTGAAGCTGCGCTAG
- a CDS encoding glycosyltransferase family 2 protein — MAIPRLQLLPDPVTSAAVALPGWQAREAAPSAETLAVVLLRAGLVAPHDMVQALTLHRQRRGRLADILLSRGMISETALYRAMAQHWGADLADVQACPPDPRLIDALGAATCLRESLLPWRRLGDVTVIATAHPEDFARNQPRLHATFGKIALAVLPANRIEAAILLARGPQLDHAAQRRVAAAESCRDWGGQTQGLWARCGVILLASWAVLAPFSLLCAATFWAMLTLLLATLLKTAAIFAALRRPPPEGPPVHIQRLPIVSVMVALYREGTIAPRLVQRLGLLDYPRELLDILLVVEEEDSLTRAALQRACLPPWMRVVVVPDGRLKTKPRALNYALDACRGSIIGVYDAEDAPEPDQIRRVVDRFHHRGAEVACLQGVLDFYNPHTNWLSRCFTMEYATWFRIILPGLERLGLAIPLGGTTLFFRRAALEQLGGWDAFNVTEDADLGMRLARHGFRTELIATTTFEEANCRVLPWVRQRSRWLKGYMMTYAVHMRQPALLLRQLGWWKFIGFQVFFLTTLSQFLLAPLLWTFWAVPLGLPHPLVDSLPPLLYDSIATIFLFTEVMLLAVTLVSLRMTPNRIHPLWAPVLHLYFPLGSLASYKAAWELVTKPFWWDKTSHGHFAPPEMPAPSAASAHPHPP; from the coding sequence ATGGCCATTCCGCGTCTTCAGCTTCTGCCCGATCCGGTGACCTCCGCTGCGGTGGCTCTGCCGGGTTGGCAGGCGCGGGAGGCGGCCCCCTCGGCCGAAACGCTGGCCGTGGTCTTGCTGCGGGCCGGGCTGGTCGCGCCGCATGACATGGTGCAGGCGCTGACGCTGCACCGCCAGCGGCGCGGGCGATTGGCCGACATCCTGCTGTCGCGCGGCATGATCTCCGAGACGGCGCTCTATCGCGCCATGGCGCAGCATTGGGGCGCCGATCTGGCCGATGTGCAGGCCTGCCCGCCCGATCCCCGGCTGATTGATGCGCTGGGGGCCGCGACCTGCCTGCGCGAAAGCCTGCTGCCGTGGCGGCGGCTGGGCGATGTGACCGTGATCGCCACCGCGCATCCCGAAGACTTCGCCCGCAACCAGCCGCGCCTGCACGCCACCTTTGGCAAGATCGCGCTGGCGGTCCTGCCCGCCAACCGGATCGAGGCGGCCATCCTGCTGGCGCGCGGCCCGCAGCTGGATCACGCGGCGCAGCGGCGCGTCGCCGCCGCCGAAAGCTGCCGCGACTGGGGGGGCCAGACACAGGGGCTCTGGGCGCGCTGTGGCGTGATCCTGCTGGCGTCCTGGGCGGTGCTGGCACCGTTTTCGCTGCTCTGTGCCGCGACCTTCTGGGCCATGCTGACGCTGCTGCTGGCCACCCTGTTGAAAACCGCCGCCATCTTTGCCGCCCTGCGCCGCCCGCCACCGGAAGGGCCGCCGGTGCATATCCAGCGCCTGCCCATCGTGTCGGTCATGGTGGCGCTGTATCGCGAGGGCACGATTGCACCGCGTCTGGTGCAGCGGCTGGGGCTGTTGGACTATCCGCGCGAATTGCTCGATATCCTGCTGGTGGTCGAGGAGGAGGACAGCCTGACCCGCGCCGCCTTGCAGCGCGCCTGCCTGCCGCCCTGGATGCGGGTTGTGGTGGTGCCCGATGGGCGGCTGAAAACCAAACCCCGCGCGCTGAACTATGCGCTGGATGCCTGTCGCGGCAGCATCATCGGCGTCTATGACGCCGAAGACGCGCCCGAGCCCGACCAGATCCGCCGCGTGGTCGACAGGTTTCATCACCGCGGGGCCGAGGTCGCCTGCCTGCAAGGCGTGCTGGATTTCTACAATCCGCATACCAACTGGCTCAGCCGCTGTTTTACCATGGAATATGCCACCTGGTTCCGCATCATCCTGCCGGGGCTGGAGCGTCTGGGCCTTGCCATTCCTTTGGGCGGCACCACGCTGTTTTTCCGCCGCGCGGCGCTGGAGCAGCTGGGCGGCTGGGATGCGTTCAACGTCACCGAAGATGCCGATCTGGGGATGCGGCTGGCCCGCCACGGCTTTAGGACCGAGCTGATCGCCACCACCACCTTTGAAGAGGCCAATTGCCGCGTCCTGCCCTGGGTCCGGCAGCGGTCGCGCTGGCTGAAAGGTTATATGATGACCTATGCCGTGCATATGCGGCAGCCCGCCTTGCTGCTGCGGCAGCTGGGCTGGTGGAAGTTCATCGGCTTTCAGGTGTTTTTCCTGACCACCCTGTCACAGTTCCTGCTGGCGCCGCTGCTCTGGACGTTCTGGGCCGTGCCGCTGGGGCTGCCGCATCCGCTGGTCGATAGTCTGCCGCCGCTGCTTTATGACAGTATCGCCACGATCTTCCTCTTTACCGAGGTGATGTTGCTGGCGGTGACGCTGGTGTCGTTGCGGATGACGCCGAACCGGATCCATCCTCTCTGGGCGCCGGTGCTGCATCTCTATTTCCCGCTCGGCTCGCTGGCCTCCTACAAGGCCGCGTGGGAACTGGTCACCAAACCCTTCTGGTGGGACAAGACCAGCCACGGCCATTTCGCCCCGCCAGAGATGCCCGCACCTAGCGCAGCTTCAGCTCACCCGCATCCACCCTGA